CTTAAAATTTCTAAGTACCATTTGGACATAACGGACGGTATGGGAGTTAGCCTTGAAACATGCACAGCAATCGGCATAATTCCCGTGAAAATTAGAACCTTAATGGAGGCGCTAAAATGGATGAAAAGGTCAAGGAAATAGTATCAACCCTGCTAGTGATCATAGTAACGCTCTCGATTTACTTTGGACTCAAAGTTGTTCTCCATACAAGTAGCCCATTGGTAGTCGTGGTGAGTGGCTCCATGGAGCCCGTATTCTACAGGGGCGATATCGTAGTCTTAAAAGGGGTAAGGCCCGAGGAAGTTAAAGTTGGTGACGTTGTGGTTTATAAGAGCCCAATAGCTAGGTATCCGATAATTCATAGGGTGAGGAAGATAGAGGTTGTTAATATCAATGGAAGGAACGAGCTCTGCTTTGTGACGTGGGGTGATCATAATCCTGTTCCTGACATATATCCAACCCCCTACGGAATCCTCGACTGCGTTCCGGCAGATGCCATAGAGGCAAAAGCTTTGCTGGTAATTCCAAAGATAGGGATAATATCCATAAAAGTTAGGGAGCTCTTTGGCGGTGGATGAGGAAAGGGTAGGTAGCTGAACTGTGATGAACTAATCGGCCCCCGACACCGAGCAAAGGTTTAAATTGGTTGAAGATGTATCCCTCGTGGTGATAACTGTGACTGAGTGGGAGGGTCTGTACAAAGGTGCAATTGAGAGAGCAATAAAATCAGTTCCGAAGGTCAAGGGTGTTCTTCTTGGATACAACACCAACATAGATGCCATAAAGTACCTCGAGAGGAAGGATCTTGAAGAGAGAATTGAAAAGGCTGGCAGGGATGAAGTTCTTAAGTATTCCGAAGAACTCCCAGAGAAGATAACCTCAGTCCCCCAGCTTCTAGGCTCAATACTGTGGAGCATAAGAAGGGGCAAAGCCGCTGAGCTCTTCGTTGAAAGCTGTCCAGTAAGATTTTACATGAAGAGATGGGGATGGAACGAGCTTAGAATGGGTGGACAGGTTGGAATAATGGCAAACTTGCTCGGGGGAGTTTATGGAGTTCCAGTTATCGCCCACGTTCCCCAGTTATCAAGACTTCAGGCGAGTCTCTTCCTAGACGGTCCAATATACGTTCCAAAAGTTGAGAACGGTAAGTTAAAGCTCGTTCATCCAAAGGAGTTCCAGGGGGATGAGGAAAGCTGTATACACTTTATATACGAGTTTCCGAGGGGATTCAAAGTCCTTGAATTTGAAGCGCCGAGAGAGAACAGATTCATCGGAGCAGCCGACGATTATAATACCACAGTCTTTATAAGAGACGAGTTTAGGGAGAATTTTGATGAAATAGTAAAAAAGGTTCAGCTTGCGATAATAAGCGGCCTGCAGGCGTTGACCGAAGAGACATACAAGGAACCTATGGAAATTTTGAGGCAACATCTCGAAGTGTTAAATGATTATAATATTCCAGTTCACTTGGAGTTTGCATTTACCCCCGATGAGAAAGTAAGGAAGGAGATACTTTCCGTTCTCGGCAAGTTCTACAGCGTTGGACTAAATGAGGTAGAATTGTCCTCAATTATGGAGGTTATGGGTGAAAAAGAGCTTGCAGAGAAGTTGCTAGCTCACGATCCAGTGGATCCAATAGCAGTAACCCAGGCAATGCTCAAGCTTGCAAAGGAAACGGGAGTTAAAAGAATTCACTTCCACACGTACGGCTACTACTTGGCACTAACTGAATACAGGGGAGAACATGTTAGAGATGCCTTGTTGTTTGCGGCATTGGCTGCTGCTGCCAAGGCTATGAAGGGTAACATAACTAGCCTTGAGGAGATTAGAGATGCTCTCTCTGTTCCTATAAACGAAAAGGCCAGAATGGTGGAAGAAGCTTTGGCCAAGGAATACTCGATGAATAATGGAATTGCAGAAGTTGAAGGTTATCAGCTCGCTTTCATCCCAACGAAGATTGTTGAGAAGCCCAAATCTACTGTTGGGATTGGAGATACAATATCCGGCTCAGCCTTTGTTGGAGAATTTTCCTTTGTGCTATGATTTTTTATTTTTGCTAAATGAATACTTTTGAAAGCTTTCACCCTTTAGAGCGGGGAGGAGATCAGTCTTTAAAAGAGCCCTGTGTGAGGGTGCAATTCTACGGTAGAAAAGTTTATAAAGGAAGAAATTCTACAGTATAGTGGGGAGAGCAATGCTCAGGGTTAAGGTTCATAAGCACATCAAAAGGCAGAAGAAGAAGGGCAAGATCTACAACGTCGAGCAGAGGGTGATTTACATACCCTCAAAGGCAAATGTTGGTGAGGAAGTTTATATCCTAACCAAAGAAGAGCTCAAAGAACTCATCGAGATAATTCCGCCAGAGAAGAGGCCAAACTGGCTGGTGAGGGAATGAAAAACATAATCATGGCACTTGATAGGAGCATAGGAAAGCGTAAAATGTACTCTCTCGTGATAATAAACGAGATTAATCTTCTTCAATTTAACCAAAAAGCCTCTTGGCTCAAACACATTTCAGAACTGCCAAAAAGAGAACGTGCATCATATCTTCGAAAGTTTCCTGAACGATACCAATACCTCAAACCACTTCTCCATAAAGTTGAGCTAACTCCTTTTTCAGCGATATTGCCCCCACTATTGAAAGTTCAATCCATTCAGTAGGCCTTGTGATCATAGATGATGCAGTACTCAACAAGCAATTGAAAGTGTACTCCAACCGGAAGAATATTTTAAGAGAAAGTATTGCAAAGAACAGGAGGAAATTCCGGTTGCTCGTTTTATTAGCTGATAATCTCGCCTATTATGGGAGAGAAGTCTTTGAGAACACAAAAACTCTCACTACATTTAAAAGGGAACTTAGAAGACGAGGCATACTATGAAAAAGACGTCTTGCACGGGCCCCTCTCACGGTGAGTCCCTGGCTTCATGAGCGTCTGCCAGGGCCACCACTCGAAGGGCCCATTTAATACTAGAATAATAACCATATATAAATATTGCCACTAACTTGGCACTACAACACCCTCCAAAACTCTAGCTTTGTTCATTTACCAGTCGTTTTATAAATAACCTGTTAAGAGTTGTTCTCTTTGGAGAGGAGCCTTCTGTAACTGTGAAGCTAATTCTAGAAAAGCGAATAAAGAAGTTTTGGTGCCCCGGCCGGGATTTGAACCCGGGGCGCGGGCTCGAAAGGCCCGCATGTTTGACCGGGCTACACCACCGGGGCAGACCCATTAGCATGTCCCTAAGATCAGATTTAAAAAGTTTTCGAATATACTCCAAAACTTGAGCTGAAAAATGATATTATAATGTGCGTAAGTTGATGTTTGAGACTTTCCAGAAAGAAAATACAAGTGTTAGCGTTTCAAATCAATGCCCTCAGTATCCAAGGAGCTACTCTAATAAGCTTCGCCAATAGCTTTGGGCTCTTTAAGAGGGCTTTTATAGTTCTCACGTGATCATCAAACTCGGCTCTTTCCTCAATTATTCTCCTCGCCTCTTCTGTGGACAGTATCCCAAAAATCTCCTCTATCTTTTCCTGGGAAAGATCCTTGAACACTTTTCTAACCCTGAGGCCAAAGCTTATCTGTTCTCTCACCCAAGAGCAGCCCTTCTCATACATCTGCAGGTTACCTGTGAGTATCGCCTTTGCAAGAACCCTTGCGCAGTATGCTCCGAATACTATCCCCCCTGCTGTTGTGGGTTTTATTTGAAGGGCGGCATCACCAAGTAAAGCAATGTTCCCCTTTACCCATGGTTTCCTCCATCCAAGGATCACTGCTCCACTTTTGAACTCTAGGATGTTGCCTCCCTTAATCCTCCTCAGCTTTAAGAACTTGGCTAGAGCATCTATAGATCCAAAGGTTCCCACCCTTGCCTCTTCTTCGTTTATTGGGGCCACCCAAAAGAAGAACTCTGGGTTGATGTCTTTATTTACCCATACCTCTACCCTTTCTCTTTTGAAGTTCCCGAGAACTTCGAGCTCCCATCCCTTCAACACTTCCCCTTCGGTTTTTGTTCCTATGTTCCGGGCGACTGCGCTGTTAACTCCATCAGCACCCACATATACCTCTGCCTCTATCTCGAACTGAGAATCCAAATGCTGGACGAGTGCTTTTCCATTCTTGAATCTTAGAAAGTTTGTTGCCAGATAATATTCTGCTCCTCTTCTAATTGCTCTTTTGGCAAGTTCCCTTTCTAGAATTTTCCTGTCTACCAAGTAGGCTTGTGGATTTTTTCTACTTATTTCAAACACACTGCCCTTCGATATAAAATACGCTCCATTGTATGCATTCAGAACTGCTTTCTCTGGAAGTCCAAGTGCCTCATACATTTCCGCCCCGATTATTCCCGTGCAGGCTTTTCCGCCGAATGAGCCTTTCCTTTCAACTACGGCGACATCTAGCTTTCCTGAGAGGAGAGAAGCAAGATAATTCCCTACCGGTCCTCCTCCGATTATTAAGACATCGTACTTCATTCTCGCCCCCTCTTTAGTAGTTTTGTCTGTACACACTCCAAGGTTTATTCTGATTATTAACATAAACTATTTTAGCTTTAAACGAGGAAACTAGTAGTCGGGGGAAAATAATGAAGAAGGCTTGTCCCTTACTTGTACTATTAGTCCTGATGATGCCTTTTGCAATGGCTCAAACTGGAGAATTTGAGGTCTCGGGAAAGATAATCGGTTTAACGAATGCCACGACATCTGGAGAGATAAGCTTAGTTAACACGCTTCCTGTTAAATTCTCATATGTCACGATAAAAGATCTGAAGTTTTTTGATGAGAGTGGAGAGGAAGTTAATGGTTTCAAGATAGAGTTCCAAGAGAGTATAATCAAGAGTTGGTCTCCCGGCGAGAAAAAGGTTTTGATGTATACCTTGTCTTCTGGAAACGTAACTCCAGGTTTATACACATTGTACCTCTTTATGTGGGGTTTTACCGAAGACAATAAGCTCTACTTGCTCAGAGCTTATGTCCCCGTTGAGGTTATGGATAGACCAATAATATTCAAAGAGGCTATTTCCTTGATAAAGGATAGACCACACTCAAAAATAGCACTAACTGGGGATTCAATAGTTGTTTATTCACATGTTGTGAACATAGCCAATGAGAAAATAAAGCTTCAGGCTAAGGCTGAACTCATAGATCCAACTGGGGAAACGGTAGTGAGCAGGCAGGAAACAGTGTTCTTGAACCCTGGAGATAACTTAGTGAGGTTTGAGCTTCAAATTCCAGATCCGGCCCCTCAGGGGAGGTATGAAGTGAAGTACACTCTTACGTATGATAGAGGCACATACGAGTATTCTGAATCATATTGGGTTGAACTGGGGATTGGATTAGCAGATTTATCTGTGGAAAAAACAAATGCTTTGCAGGGAGAAAAGAACAAGGCCTATTTGATAGTCTCGTCAGAAAGAGATACCATTCTTAATGTTTCGTGGAAAGTCTACGATGTTAAGGGCGCTTTACTCTCAGAGAACGAAACAGAGGTTAGTGTTGTTCCTGGATCTAATATAATAGGAATTCCCCTTCCAACGGCATATCCAGGCACGAACAAATTCATCGTTAAAGTTTTCTACAAGGGTGTTTTGATAGGAGAAAAGTCTGGTGAGTATTTGGTAGTTGGTTATCCCTCTCTTCTTGCAAGGGCAGAAAACTCAACCCTACATATAACCGTCTTAAATCCGAATTCCTTCCAGCTTCAGGGTTTATTGATCTATAGAATCTCCTGGGAGAATGGGAACCTCGTAAAGGAAACTAGGGAGCTAAAGATTCCCCCAGGGAATATGAGCCTTAAAATAAACCTTAAGGGGGAGGGCAGGTATTCTTATGATATTGTGCTTCAAATTTTAAATAGAGAGTTCCGGGTGAGTGGAGAGGGGTTTGTTCAGCCAAAACCTTCATCTCCTACCCTCACTCAGGAAAAAACTACCACAACACTAACAACGAGCAAGACAGAGGAGCAGCACTGGACTACAACATCAACATTCTCACCAACCACTACTACGTTTAAAGCTGGAACGTTAGGGACAAAGTGGCTGGTTATTGTAGCGATTTTGGCAGTTGTAGTTTTAGCTGGAGTCTCTGTGTACTATGCTTTAGAGAGAAGTCCGAAGAGAAGGAGGAGAGCTAGAAAGAAACCAAAGAGAAAGTCACCTTTAGGGAGGGTGAAGTAGTGTGGAAAGGGTTGAGAGAATAATAGAGTTTGAGATTGCTAGGATAAACTCTCACCTCCCAAGATCTAGAAAAAGCCTTCGAGAGCTATTATCTATGGATAACCCAAGAATAAAGCTGAGGGACGGAAGTGACCATTACTTCAAAAAGGGAGAGCTTGAGTACTTAAGATCACTACTTGATGAGGAAGATACTGAAAGGCTGAAGCTTCCGATAGTCCTTGAGATAAGCACGGTGGATAGGGGGCACTTTATCGTTAGGGGAAAGGTTGAGGTGAAGGTAATTAAGAGGGTTTTAGGTTTTGAGGAAGGTTACGAGGAGGAGAGTATTCTAAAGTTGCCTAGATATTATCTCTCAACTGTGAGAAGGAAATTGCCAACGACAACGGTACATGCCTTTATAGTGGAGTGGTAAGTATGGACAGGGTTTTGCTTAGATATTATGCCCTCACAATACCCCACGTCACGATTTTTGCTGGGGCACTATTCGGGATCCTTCTTCTTATCGGCGTAGACCTTAAGCTGGCCGTTGGGATATTCGCTACTGTCTATGGTTTAATGCTACTGATAATTGCCCTCATAGTTAGGCAGCACTTCTGGGATTCTCAGATTTACAAGCTAAGTCTACTTGCCTATCTCGGGCTTCTAATCGTAGGAATTTTAGTCATGTTTTCGTCAATATTTGCCCATTAGCTAACTATTCTTGAACATATTCTTGTTAACTCCAATTTGGATGTCCATGTTTTGTCTATTGTTTAATGTTCATGGGCAAAGGCTTATATTAGATATATGTTCACTAAATGCAGGCAAATATTAGATAGACATTCAGCGGAGGGTGAAATAAATGAACAGCACTGTAATGATGAACAAGTTTGAGAGAAAGCCCAAGTTTGTACAGTTGATATTTGTTGACATAAACGGTGTTCCGAAGGGAATGGAAATCCCAATAAGCAGGTTGGAAGAGGCCGTTGACACAGGAATATCCTTCGATGGATCCTCGATTCCAGGGTTCCAAGGAATTGAGGACAGTGATTTGATATTCAAGGCAGATCCAGATACTTATGTTGAGGTTCCCTGGGATAACGTTGCTAGGGTATATGGATACATATACAAAGATGACAAGCCCTATTCAGCTGATCCGAGGGGTGTCCTTAAGAACGTCCTTGAAGAACTTGCAAAGAAGGGCTTTAAGGCTTACATAGGGCCCGAGCCTGAGTTCTACCTATTCAAGAAGAACGGAACGTGGGAGCTTGAGATCCCTGACGTTGGAGGATACTTCGACATCCTCACTCTCGACAAGGCCAAGGAGATTAAGAGGGAGATAGCAGAATACATGCCCGCCTTTGGCCTGGTTCCAGAGGTTCTTCACCACGAAGTCGGAAAGGCTCAGCATGAGATTGACTTCCGCTACGATGAAGCCCTTAAGACGGCTGACAACATAATAAGCTTCAAATACGTTGTTAAGGCCGTCGCCGAAATGCACGGCCTTTACGCAACTTTCATGCCAAAGCCAATCTATGGAATGCCAGGGAATGGAATGCACCTTCACATAAGCCTCTGGAAAGGAGAAGAAAACGCGTTCAAAGGTGAGGAGGGCTTAAGTGAGACGGCCCTCCACTTCATAGGTGGAATACTTAAGCATGCAAAAGCTCTCACTGCAATAACAAATCCAACAGTTAACAGCTACAAGAGGCTTGTTCCTGGATATGAGGCGCCAGTCTACATAAGCTGGGGTTACAGGAACAGGAGCGCCCTCATTAGGGTTCCAGCATTCTGGGGTAACGGGGCTAGGATCGAGTACAGGTGCCCAGACCCAAGTGCAAACCCATACTTTGCATTCGCAGCCATACTCAAGGCGGGCCTTGATGGAATCAAGCACAAGATTGAGCCCTTTGCGTACGTCGAGGAGAACGTGTATGAGATGGATGATAAGAAGAGGGAGAATCTTGGCATAGACACTCTCCCAGAGAGCCTTGGAGAGGCCCTAGATGAGCTTGAGAAGGATAAAGTTGTTAAAGAAGCATTAGGCGGGGCTTACAAGAACTTCATTGAGTACAAGAGGGCCGAATGGGAGAGCTATTTAGAGTACTTGGAGAGCAAGCACCTTCCAAAGGACACTAAGAGGGTTACCGAGTGGGAGCTTGAGAGGTACTTCTTCATCTGATTTCCTTATACTTTTAATTTCCTAAGTTCAGGCTAAATCCAGCTACTTTAACTTTTTAACAAACCTCCTTTACAGTACCTATGGTGGAGTAGTTGAGAATTCTCATGGTTGGGCACTACCCCCCACTTAGGGGTGGAGTTGCGAGACACGTAAAGGAGCTTGTAGATTGCCTCAGAGCGAGACACGAAGTTCACGTTTTAACGTATAAGCTTAGAGGGGAAGAATCTCGTGAAGAAAACGTATACTACGTGAGGGTTCCCAACTTATTCGGCCTCAGAGGATTGTCCTTTTCCCTGTTAGCCTCCAAGAAAATTGTTGATTTGGACAAGAAAAACGACTATGACATAATTCATGCACATTATGTCGGAACTACAAGCTATTCTGCCATCCTAGCAAAAAAGAGAATTGGTAAACCAGTAATAGTGACTGCTCACGGAAGCGACCTTGAATTCATGTCAAAGCTACCTCTGGGAGAGTACTTAGTAAAGATGTCACTGAAAAATGCCGATGCAGTGATTACAGTTAGTCATTACCTTGCCAGGAAGGCAATAGCGCTTGGAGCTAACTCCGTAAAAGTCATCCCCAACTGGACGAACTTAAGTGGAGATGCTACGGGGAGGGCTGTGATCTTCATGGGGAGATTAACGAAATACAAGGGCTTAGATGACTTCTTAAAGCTTGCTGAGATGTTTCCTAATGTTGACTTCCTGGTTGCTGGGGATGGTCCTTTGTTTAGTCTCTCGAAAGATGCTCCAAAGAACGTTAAGTTTCTGGGATACGTAAAGGCAGAGAATGTCCTAAAAGAGGCCAAAGTTTTGGTTCTTCCCTCTAAAAGGGAGGGATTCGGGCTCGTCCTTGTTGAGGCGAATTCTTTTGGAGTTCCTGTTTTGGGCAGGAGCGTGGGAGGGATTGGGGAGATAATTAGGGATGGTAAGAATGGATATCTCTTTAGGGATATCGATGAGGCTGCACGATTCTTGGAAGTTCTCATATCTAACGGTAAGATTCACAAAAAGATGGGGCTAATAGGGAGAAAAGTTTCTAAGATATACACTTTGGAGAGGGCATGTAGAGAAGTAGAGAGAATTTATGAGGAGTTTGCTTCTTCACCTTGAGGGAGGAGACTTCCAAGGAGGTGGTGGCATGACGATAATCATCAATATGAGGGATAAAATCGATATTCGGAAGCTGAGAGTGGCTGCAAGCTTAATAAGGGAGGGAAAACTTGTTGCATTTCCCACTGAAACTGTGTACGGTCTTGGGGCGGACGCCCTGAATGAAAGAGCAGTTAGGAGGATATTTGAAGCCAAAGGCAGACCTCCTGACAATCCATTGATAGTTCATATAGCGGACTTTTCACAAGTTTACGAGCTCGCCAAGGAGGTTCCAGAAGAGGCTGAAATGCTTGCAAAAAAGTTCTGGCCTGGGCCTTTGACGATTGTCCTGCCTAGAAAAGAGCTTGTTCCAAAAGTTACCACTGGAGGGCTTGAAACAGTTGCCATAAGGATGCCTGCTCATGAAATAGCCCTGCATCTCATTAAGCTAAGCGGAAGACCTATAGCAGCTCCTTCTGCAAATATAAGCGGAAAACCAAGTCCTACAACGGCCGAGCATGTCATAGATGATTTCTATGGAAGGATAGAGTGCATAATCGATGGAGGGGAGACAAGGGTTGGCGTTGAATCGACTGTTATAGATCTAACAGAGTGGCCTCCAGTCCTTTTAAGACCCGGAGGACTCCCTGTGGAGGAGATAGAGAAAGTAATTGGGGAAGTTAGAATTCATCCAGCCGTTTACGGTAAGAAAGTTGACCTGGCAAAGGCACCTGGAATGAAATACAGGCACTATGCTCCAGAGGCGGAGGTTATAGTTGTTGAAGGTCCAAGGGAGAAAGTTAAAGAAAGGATTAGAGAACTAATAGCTGAGCTAAAGAAGAAAGGAAAGAGGGTGGGTGTTATAGGCTCAGAAAAGTATGAGGCAGATGAGTTCTTCTATCTTGGGAATAGTATTGAGGAAGTTGCAAGAAATCTCTTTAAGGCGTTGAGGTATATGGACAGGGCGAACGTTGATGTTGTCCTTGCAGAGGGAGTAGAGGAGAAGGGACTTGGCCTGGCGGTCATGAATAGGCTCAGAAAGGCCGCTGGGTACAGGATAATTAAGGTTTGATTTTAGCTACTTTATGTAAATTACACAACTGTTTTAAGGGAGCTATTGACTTAGGAATTGGTAAGAGCCATGCCAAGTATTATAGTTGTTGGTGGGCAGTGGGGAGACGAAGGGAAGGGTTCAATAATAGCCTACCTCGCAATGCATGATGAGCCTGAGATAATAGCGAGGGGTGGCGTTGGAACTAATGCTGGGCACAGCGTTGTCATAAATGGTAAGAAGTATGCAGTTAGGCAACTTCCTACCGGCTTCATGCAAAGGAAGGCTAGGCTCCTTGTGGGGGCAGGGGTTTTGGTTGATCCCGAGGTCTTTTTCTATGAGCTTGAGCATCTAAAGGATTTTGATGTTGCAGGTAGAGTGGGCATAGACTATCGCTGTGCAATAATTGAGCCAAGGCATAAAGAGCTTGACAGAAGCAATGGCTATCTTCACGGGAAAATAGGAACAACTGGTTCTGGGTGTGGCCCGGCTAATGCGGATAGAGCTCTCAGGAAGGCCAAACAGGCCAAGGACATTAAAGAGCTTGAGCCCTACCTAACAGACGTTGCTGCTGAGGTTAATGATGCTCTTGATGAGGGAGCTTTGGTTCTGGTAGAAGGAACACAGGGCTTTGGATTGAGCCTGTACTTTGGAACGTATCCATACGTTACCTCAAAAGACACGAGCGCATCTGCAATAGCGAGCGATGTTGGGATAGGGCCAACAAGGGTCGATGACGTGATAGTCGTCTTTAAGAGCTTCCCAACTAGGGTTGGGGCGGGGCCTTTCCCAACTGAAATGCCAATGGAAGAAGCTGATAGATTGGGCCTAGTGGAATACGGAACAGTAACTGGAAGAAGGAGAAGGGTAGGATGGTTCGACTTTGAGATGGCGAGGTATTCAGCAAGAGTTAACGGTGCAACGATGCTCGCCTTAACTATGCTTGATAAATACGACAAGGAAGCTTATGGGATCACAGATTACGACAAACTTCCGAAGAAGGCGAAAGAGTTCGTTGAAGAAATAGAAGAGAGGGTGGGAGTTCCAGTCGCTTTGATAAAAACTGGTCCCGAGCTCGAGCACATAATAGACAGGAGAGACACTATCTGATTTTCTT
This is a stretch of genomic DNA from Pyrococcus sp. ST04. It encodes these proteins:
- a CDS encoding signal peptidase I, whose amino-acid sequence is MDEKVKEIVSTLLVIIVTLSIYFGLKVVLHTSSPLVVVVSGSMEPVFYRGDIVVLKGVRPEEVKVGDVVVYKSPIARYPIIHRVRKIEVVNINGRNELCFVTWGDHNPVPDIYPTPYGILDCVPADAIEAKALLVIPKIGIISIKVRELFGGG
- a CDS encoding ADP-specific glucokinase gives rise to the protein MTEWEGLYKGAIERAIKSVPKVKGVLLGYNTNIDAIKYLERKDLEERIEKAGRDEVLKYSEELPEKITSVPQLLGSILWSIRRGKAAELFVESCPVRFYMKRWGWNELRMGGQVGIMANLLGGVYGVPVIAHVPQLSRLQASLFLDGPIYVPKVENGKLKLVHPKEFQGDEESCIHFIYEFPRGFKVLEFEAPRENRFIGAADDYNTTVFIRDEFRENFDEIVKKVQLAIISGLQALTEETYKEPMEILRQHLEVLNDYNIPVHLEFAFTPDEKVRKEILSVLGKFYSVGLNEVELSSIMEVMGEKELAEKLLAHDPVDPIAVTQAMLKLAKETGVKRIHFHTYGYYLALTEYRGEHVRDALLFAALAAAAKAMKGNITSLEEIRDALSVPINEKARMVEEALAKEYSMNNGIAEVEGYQLAFIPTKIVEKPKSTVGIGDTISGSAFVGEFSFVL
- a CDS encoding t26-17p, producing the protein MGRAMLRVKVHKHIKRQKKKGKIYNVEQRVIYIPSKANVGEEVYILTKEELKELIEIIPPEKRPNWLVRE
- a CDS encoding NAD(P)/FAD-dependent oxidoreductase is translated as MKYDVLIIGGGPVGNYLASLLSGKLDVAVVERKGSFGGKACTGIIGAEMYEALGLPEKAVLNAYNGAYFISKGSVFEISRKNPQAYLVDRKILERELAKRAIRRGAEYYLATNFLRFKNGKALVQHLDSQFEIEAEVYVGADGVNSAVARNIGTKTEGEVLKGWELEVLGNFKRERVEVWVNKDINPEFFFWVAPINEEEARVGTFGSIDALAKFLKLRRIKGGNILEFKSGAVILGWRKPWVKGNIALLGDAALQIKPTTAGGIVFGAYCARVLAKAILTGNLQMYEKGCSWVREQISFGLRVRKVFKDLSQEKIEEIFGILSTEEARRIIEERAEFDDHVRTIKALLKSPKLLAKLIRVAPWILRALI
- a CDS encoding DUF61 family protein, with translation MERVERIIEFEIARINSHLPRSRKSLRELLSMDNPRIKLRDGSDHYFKKGELEYLRSLLDEEDTERLKLPIVLEISTVDRGHFIVRGKVEVKVIKRVLGFEEGYEEESILKLPRYYLSTVRRKLPTTTVHAFIVEW
- the glnA gene encoding type I glutamate--ammonia ligase produces the protein MNSTVMMNKFERKPKFVQLIFVDINGVPKGMEIPISRLEEAVDTGISFDGSSIPGFQGIEDSDLIFKADPDTYVEVPWDNVARVYGYIYKDDKPYSADPRGVLKNVLEELAKKGFKAYIGPEPEFYLFKKNGTWELEIPDVGGYFDILTLDKAKEIKREIAEYMPAFGLVPEVLHHEVGKAQHEIDFRYDEALKTADNIISFKYVVKAVAEMHGLYATFMPKPIYGMPGNGMHLHISLWKGEENAFKGEEGLSETALHFIGGILKHAKALTAITNPTVNSYKRLVPGYEAPVYISWGYRNRSALIRVPAFWGNGARIEYRCPDPSANPYFAFAAILKAGLDGIKHKIEPFAYVEENVYEMDDKKRENLGIDTLPESLGEALDELEKDKVVKEALGGAYKNFIEYKRAEWESYLEYLESKHLPKDTKRVTEWELERYFFI
- a CDS encoding glycosyltransferase family 4 protein, whose protein sequence is MRILMVGHYPPLRGGVARHVKELVDCLRARHEVHVLTYKLRGEESREENVYYVRVPNLFGLRGLSFSLLASKKIVDLDKKNDYDIIHAHYVGTTSYSAILAKKRIGKPVIVTAHGSDLEFMSKLPLGEYLVKMSLKNADAVITVSHYLARKAIALGANSVKVIPNWTNLSGDATGRAVIFMGRLTKYKGLDDFLKLAEMFPNVDFLVAGDGPLFSLSKDAPKNVKFLGYVKAENVLKEAKVLVLPSKREGFGLVLVEANSFGVPVLGRSVGGIGEIIRDGKNGYLFRDIDEAARFLEVLISNGKIHKKMGLIGRKVSKIYTLERACREVERIYEEFASSP
- a CDS encoding L-threonylcarbamoyladenylate synthase; translated protein: MTIIINMRDKIDIRKLRVAASLIREGKLVAFPTETVYGLGADALNERAVRRIFEAKGRPPDNPLIVHIADFSQVYELAKEVPEEAEMLAKKFWPGPLTIVLPRKELVPKVTTGGLETVAIRMPAHEIALHLIKLSGRPIAAPSANISGKPSPTTAEHVIDDFYGRIECIIDGGETRVGVESTVIDLTEWPPVLLRPGGLPVEEIEKVIGEVRIHPAVYGKKVDLAKAPGMKYRHYAPEAEVIVVEGPREKVKERIRELIAELKKKGKRVGVIGSEKYEADEFFYLGNSIEEVARNLFKALRYMDRANVDVVLAEGVEEKGLGLAVMNRLRKAAGYRIIKV
- a CDS encoding adenylosuccinate synthetase; translation: MPSIIVVGGQWGDEGKGSIIAYLAMHDEPEIIARGGVGTNAGHSVVINGKKYAVRQLPTGFMQRKARLLVGAGVLVDPEVFFYELEHLKDFDVAGRVGIDYRCAIIEPRHKELDRSNGYLHGKIGTTGSGCGPANADRALRKAKQAKDIKELEPYLTDVAAEVNDALDEGALVLVEGTQGFGLSLYFGTYPYVTSKDTSASAIASDVGIGPTRVDDVIVVFKSFPTRVGAGPFPTEMPMEEADRLGLVEYGTVTGRRRRVGWFDFEMARYSARVNGATMLALTMLDKYDKEAYGITDYDKLPKKAKEFVEEIEERVGVPVALIKTGPELEHIIDRRDTI